The Mycobacterium seoulense genome has a window encoding:
- a CDS encoding SDR family NAD(P)-dependent oxidoreductase, with translation MQGFAGKVAVVTGAGSGIGRALAVELARSGAKVAISDVDVEGLAETEAQLKAIGAEVKADRLDVTEREAFLAYADAVREHFGKVNQIYNNAGIAFTGDVEVSQFKDIERVMDVDFWGVVNGTKAFLPHLIASGDGHVINVSSVFGLFSVPGQAAYNSAKFAVRGFTEALRQEMAATGRPVAVTTVHPGGIKTAIARNATAAEGLDQAQLASLFDKRLAKTSPQRAAQIILEAVRKKKARVLVGTDAKVLDALVRLTGPGYQQLFGPVMGRLMPKQ, from the coding sequence ATGCAAGGGTTCGCCGGCAAGGTCGCCGTGGTGACGGGCGCGGGTTCGGGTATCGGGCGAGCGCTGGCCGTCGAGCTGGCCCGCTCGGGCGCCAAGGTTGCCATCAGCGACGTCGACGTCGAGGGCCTGGCCGAGACCGAGGCCCAGCTGAAGGCGATCGGAGCCGAGGTCAAGGCCGACCGTCTCGACGTGACCGAGCGTGAGGCGTTTCTGGCCTACGCCGACGCGGTCCGCGAGCACTTCGGCAAGGTGAACCAGATCTACAACAACGCGGGCATCGCCTTCACCGGCGACGTCGAGGTCAGCCAGTTCAAGGACATCGAACGGGTGATGGACGTCGACTTCTGGGGCGTGGTCAACGGCACCAAGGCGTTCCTCCCCCACCTGATCGCGTCCGGCGACGGGCACGTCATCAACGTCTCCAGCGTGTTCGGGCTTTTCTCCGTGCCCGGGCAGGCGGCCTACAACTCGGCGAAGTTCGCGGTCCGGGGCTTCACCGAGGCGCTGCGACAGGAAATGGCGGCGACCGGCCGCCCGGTCGCGGTGACCACGGTGCACCCCGGCGGCATCAAGACCGCGATCGCCCGCAACGCCACCGCCGCCGAAGGGCTCGACCAGGCCCAGCTGGCCAGCCTGTTCGACAAACGGCTGGCCAAGACCAGCCCCCAACGAGCCGCGCAGATCATCCTGGAGGCGGTGCGCAAGAAGAAGGCCCGGGTGCTGGTCGGCACGGACGCCAAGGTGCTGGACGCCTTGGTGCGGCTGACGGGCCCCGGATACCAGCAGCTGTTCGGCCCCGTCATGGGCCGGTTGATGCCCAAGCAGTGA
- a CDS encoding TM0106 family RecB-like putative nuclease — translation MFVTGDSIVYSASDLAAAARCEYALLRDFDAKLGWGPAATAEDDLLARTAALGNEHERRELGRLRDEFGDGVAVIGRPAYTLAGLAAAAEATRRAIAGGAPAVYQAAMFDGRFVGFADFLVRDGDRYRVIDTKLARSANVTALLQLAAYADALDASGVPVAPEAELHLGDGTAARYRVRDLVPVYRAQRARLQRLLDEHHAGRAPVRWDDTRVSACFRCALCTEQVRATDDLLLVAGMRVGQRDKLIDAGITTVPELARHTGPVPDISPGALGKLTAQARLQVRQRESGTPLFEIVDPQPLTLLPEPDPGDLFFDFEGDPLWTLDGREWGLEYLFGVLEAGPSGTFRPLWAHNRVDERKALAEFLAMVAKRRRRRPNMHIYHYAPYEKTALLRLAGRYGVGEDQVDELLRSGTLVDLYPLVRKSIRVGAESFSLKALEPLYMGAQLRAGDVTTATGSITSYARYCELRADGRSDEAASVLKEIEDYNHYDCRSTQELRNWLMLRAYESGVLPIGAQPVRGGNTVEDRDQLATTLSRFTGDAAAGGRTPEQTAVALLAAARGYHRREDKPFWWAHFDRLNFPVEEWADDTDVFIAEHASVSVDWNIPPRARKAQRRVRLRGELARGELLTDVFALYDPPAPPGMSDDPDRRAAGRATVIEADDPALPTEVTIVERVGNDGKPFHELPFALTPGPPIPTTALRESIEATATAVAAGLPQLPRSAVVDILLRRAPRTRSGNALPRGADTAADITAALLDLDSSYLAVHGPPGTGKTHTAARVVQRLATDHGWRIGVVAQSHATVENLLDCVVDTGLDPARVAKKRNEHGAPRWQEIDGSAYAAFIAGTAGCVVGGTAWDFANTNRIPPDSLDLLVIDEAGQFCLANTIAVAPAAANLLLLGDPQQLPQVSQGTHPDPVDTSALDWLVDGQRTLPDQRGYFLDRSYRMHPAVCAAVSALSYEGRLHSHECTAARRLSGYPPGVRTLTVGHHGNSTESPEEAEAIATEIDRLLSTPWTDEHGTRPLTASDVLVLAPYNAQVALLRQRLTAAGLGGIRVGTVDKFQGGQAPVVFMSMTASSADVVPRGISFLLNRNRLNVAISRAQYAAVIVRSASLTEYLPTAPAGLIDLGAFLALTEPV, via the coding sequence GTGTTCGTCACCGGCGACAGCATTGTGTACAGCGCGTCGGATCTGGCCGCGGCGGCCCGGTGCGAGTACGCACTGCTGCGGGATTTCGACGCGAAGCTGGGCTGGGGACCCGCCGCCACGGCCGAAGACGACCTGCTCGCACGGACCGCCGCCCTCGGGAACGAGCACGAGCGACGCGAACTCGGCCGGCTGCGCGACGAGTTCGGCGATGGCGTCGCGGTCATCGGCCGCCCGGCCTACACCCTCGCCGGCCTCGCGGCGGCCGCCGAGGCGACCCGGCGCGCCATCGCCGGCGGCGCGCCCGCGGTGTATCAGGCCGCCATGTTCGACGGCCGCTTCGTCGGCTTCGCCGACTTTCTGGTGCGCGACGGCGACCGGTACCGGGTGATCGACACCAAGCTGGCCCGATCGGCCAACGTGACCGCGCTGTTGCAGCTGGCCGCCTACGCCGACGCGCTGGACGCCTCGGGTGTGCCGGTGGCGCCCGAGGCCGAACTGCACCTGGGCGACGGAACGGCCGCCCGCTACCGCGTCCGCGACCTCGTTCCGGTCTACCGCGCGCAGCGCGCACGGTTGCAGCGGCTCCTCGACGAGCACCACGCCGGCCGCGCCCCGGTCCGCTGGGACGACACGCGCGTAAGCGCCTGTTTCCGTTGTGCGTTGTGCACCGAGCAGGTGCGCGCCACCGACGACCTGCTGCTGGTCGCGGGGATGCGAGTGGGCCAGCGGGACAAGCTGATCGACGCCGGCATCACCACGGTGCCCGAGCTGGCCCGGCATACCGGCCCCGTGCCGGACATTTCGCCCGGAGCTCTCGGCAAGCTGACCGCCCAGGCGAGACTCCAAGTCCGCCAGCGCGAAAGCGGCACGCCACTTTTCGAGATCGTCGATCCGCAGCCGCTGACGCTGCTGCCCGAGCCTGACCCGGGCGATCTGTTCTTCGACTTCGAGGGCGACCCGCTGTGGACGCTCGACGGGCGGGAATGGGGTCTGGAATACCTGTTCGGCGTCCTGGAAGCCGGGCCGTCCGGCACCTTTCGCCCGCTGTGGGCGCACAACCGGGTGGACGAACGTAAGGCCCTGGCCGAATTCCTGGCGATGGTCGCCAAGCGCCGCAGGCGCCGGCCGAACATGCACATCTACCATTACGCGCCCTACGAAAAGACGGCGTTGCTGCGGCTCGCCGGCCGCTACGGAGTCGGCGAGGACCAAGTCGACGAACTGCTGCGCAGCGGAACGCTGGTCGACCTCTACCCCTTGGTGCGCAAGAGCATTCGCGTGGGCGCGGAGTCGTTCAGCCTCAAGGCGCTCGAACCGCTTTACATGGGAGCGCAGCTGCGGGCCGGTGACGTCACGACGGCCACCGGTTCGATCACCTCCTACGCCCGGTACTGCGAACTGCGGGCCGACGGCCGCAGCGACGAGGCCGCGTCGGTGCTCAAGGAGATCGAGGACTACAACCACTACGACTGCCGATCGACCCAGGAGCTACGGAACTGGTTGATGTTGCGCGCCTACGAATCCGGGGTCCTGCCGATCGGCGCCCAGCCCGTGCGGGGCGGCAACACCGTCGAGGACCGTGACCAGCTCGCGACGACGTTGTCGAGGTTCACCGGTGACGCCGCCGCCGGCGGGCGCACGCCCGAGCAGACGGCCGTGGCGCTGCTCGCCGCGGCGCGCGGCTACCACCGGCGCGAGGACAAACCGTTCTGGTGGGCACACTTTGACCGGTTGAACTTCCCCGTCGAGGAGTGGGCGGACGACACCGACGTCTTCATCGCCGAGCACGCGTCGGTCAGCGTCGATTGGAACATCCCGCCCCGCGCACGCAAGGCGCAGCGACGGGTGCGACTGCGCGGCGAGCTGGCACGCGGCGAACTGCTGACCGACGTCTTCGCGCTCTACGACCCCCCGGCCCCACCCGGCATGTCCGACGATCCCGACCGGCGGGCGGCCGGACGCGCCACGGTGATCGAGGCCGACGATCCGGCCCTGCCCACCGAGGTGACCATCGTTGAGCGAGTAGGCAACGACGGCAAGCCATTTCACGAACTCCCGTTCGCCCTCACCCCGGGCCCGCCGATTCCGACGACCGCGCTGCGGGAGTCGATCGAAGCCACGGCCACCGCCGTGGCGGCCGGTCTGCCGCAGCTGCCGCGCAGCGCCGTCGTCGACATCCTGCTGCGCCGGGCGCCCCGCACACGAAGCGGCAACGCGCTGCCGCGTGGCGCCGACACCGCGGCCGACATCACCGCGGCACTGCTGGACCTGGACTCGTCGTACCTGGCGGTGCACGGGCCGCCGGGCACCGGCAAGACGCACACCGCCGCCCGCGTCGTGCAGCGGCTGGCGACCGACCATGGCTGGCGCATCGGCGTGGTGGCGCAATCGCATGCCACCGTGGAGAACCTGTTGGACTGCGTCGTCGACACCGGGCTGGACCCGGCGCGGGTCGCAAAGAAACGCAACGAGCACGGCGCCCCGCGCTGGCAGGAGATCGATGGCAGCGCCTACGCCGCGTTCATCGCCGGCACCGCGGGGTGCGTGGTGGGCGGCACGGCGTGGGATTTCGCCAACACCAACCGGATACCGCCGGACAGCCTCGACCTGTTGGTGATCGACGAGGCGGGCCAGTTCTGCTTGGCCAACACCATCGCGGTCGCCCCGGCGGCCGCCAACCTGTTGTTGCTCGGCGACCCCCAGCAGCTGCCGCAGGTCAGCCAGGGAACCCATCCCGACCCGGTCGACACCTCGGCGCTCGACTGGCTGGTGGACGGTCAGCGCACCCTGCCGGACCAGCGCGGCTACTTCCTGGACCGCTCGTACCGCATGCATCCGGCGGTCTGCGCCGCCGTCTCCGCGCTGTCCTACGAGGGCAGGCTCCATTCCCACGAATGCACCGCCGCCCGAAGGCTTTCCGGATACCCGCCCGGCGTTCGAACGCTCACCGTCGGGCATCACGGCAACTCGACGGAGAGCCCGGAGGAGGCCGAGGCGATCGCCACTGAGATCGATCGGCTGCTGAGCACGCCGTGGACGGACGAACACGGCACGCGGCCCCTGACCGCCTCCGACGTGTTGGTGCTGGCGCCCTACAACGCGCAGGTGGCGCTGCTGCGTCAACGGCTGACCGCCGCCGGGCTCGGCGGAATCCGGGTCGGCACGGTCGACAAGTTCCAGGGCGGGCAGGCGCCGGTGGTGTTCATGTCGATGACGGCCTCCTCCGCGGACGTGGTACCGCGGGGAATCTCGTTCCTGCTCAACAGGAACCGGCTCAATGTGGCCATCAGCCGGGCCCAGTATGCGGCCGTTATCGTGCGCTCGGCGTCACTGACCGAATACCTGCCCACCGCCCCCGCGGGCCTGATCGACTTGGGCGCGTTCCTGGCGCTGACCGAGCCGGTCTGA
- a CDS encoding MFS transporter, whose amino-acid sequence MTTATPPSSGGTRRAAPDPAHVTNRWNLLTQNSPQSRKPWNALWAMMIGFFMIMVDSTIVAVANPTIMTRLHIGYDTVVWVTSAYLLGYAVVLLVAGRLGDRFGTKNLYLIGLVVFTVASVWCGLSGSAAMLIAARVVQGVGAGVLTPQTLSTITRIFPPERRGVAVSLWGATAGVASLVGPLAGGVLVDGLGWQWIFFVNVPIGVLGLALAYWLVPVLPTQSHRFDLVGVALSGLGMFLIVFGLQQGQAAHWEPWIWAMIVAGIGFMTVFVFWQSMNTDEPLIPLAIFGDRDFGLCNVGVAIVSFAATAMMLPLTFYAQAVCGLSPTRSALLIAPMAVANGVFAPFVGRMVDKYHPRPVLGFGFSVLAIALTWLTFEMSPATPIWRLVLPFFATGVGMAFVWSPLTATATRNLPPRLAGAGSAVYNSVRQLGAVLGSAGMAAFMTARIGAEMPPQPSAGPGGEEPATLQLPEFLRDPFAAAMSQSVLLPAFIALFGIVAALFLVGFAPSATAGGPPEAGDMFDDDYDDDDYVECILVREPEPEPEPEAPPRAAYGAESRSGPAADRAARTRRAPADVRTSPRGDPVPHSGPIGFAHNGSHVDTRQRFRPVTELSARAYRSAPREGAAPPAERPPNGSTRGQRHRRDPDDNPTGYGRHSSGT is encoded by the coding sequence ATGACCACGGCGACGCCTCCGTCGTCCGGGGGAACCCGGCGCGCGGCGCCGGACCCGGCTCACGTCACCAACCGCTGGAACCTGCTCACCCAGAACTCGCCGCAGTCCCGGAAGCCCTGGAACGCGCTCTGGGCGATGATGATCGGCTTCTTCATGATCATGGTCGACTCGACCATCGTCGCCGTCGCGAACCCGACGATCATGACCAGGCTGCACATCGGCTACGACACCGTGGTCTGGGTGACCAGCGCCTACCTGCTCGGTTACGCGGTCGTGTTGCTGGTGGCCGGGCGACTCGGTGACCGATTCGGCACCAAGAACCTCTACCTGATCGGTCTGGTGGTGTTCACCGTCGCGTCGGTGTGGTGCGGGCTGTCGGGCAGCGCCGCCATGCTGATCGCCGCCCGAGTCGTCCAGGGTGTCGGCGCCGGGGTGCTCACCCCGCAGACCTTGTCGACCATCACCCGGATCTTCCCGCCGGAGCGGCGCGGCGTCGCGGTCAGCCTGTGGGGCGCCACCGCGGGGGTGGCCAGCCTGGTAGGCCCGCTGGCCGGCGGCGTGCTCGTCGACGGGCTGGGGTGGCAGTGGATCTTCTTCGTCAACGTCCCGATCGGCGTGCTGGGGCTCGCGCTGGCGTACTGGCTCGTCCCGGTGTTGCCCACTCAGTCGCACCGGTTCGACCTGGTCGGCGTCGCGCTGTCCGGGCTGGGGATGTTCCTGATCGTGTTCGGGCTGCAACAGGGCCAGGCCGCGCACTGGGAACCCTGGATCTGGGCGATGATCGTCGCCGGCATCGGGTTCATGACGGTGTTCGTGTTCTGGCAGTCGATGAACACCGACGAGCCGCTGATTCCCCTGGCGATCTTCGGCGACCGCGACTTCGGCCTGTGCAACGTCGGGGTGGCCATCGTCTCGTTCGCGGCGACGGCGATGATGCTGCCCCTGACGTTCTATGCGCAGGCCGTGTGCGGGCTGTCGCCGACGCGTTCGGCTCTGCTGATAGCGCCGATGGCGGTCGCCAACGGCGTGTTCGCTCCGTTCGTCGGCAGGATGGTGGACAAATACCACCCCCGGCCGGTCCTCGGTTTCGGATTCTCGGTGCTGGCGATCGCGCTGACCTGGCTCACCTTCGAGATGTCCCCGGCGACCCCGATCTGGCGGCTGGTGCTGCCGTTCTTCGCGACGGGCGTCGGGATGGCGTTCGTGTGGTCGCCGCTGACCGCCACCGCGACGCGCAACCTGCCACCGCGCCTGGCCGGCGCGGGCTCGGCCGTGTACAACTCCGTCCGCCAGCTCGGCGCGGTGCTCGGAAGCGCCGGCATGGCCGCGTTCATGACGGCGCGGATCGGCGCCGAGATGCCGCCGCAGCCGTCCGCCGGCCCCGGCGGCGAGGAGCCCGCCACGCTGCAACTGCCCGAATTCCTGCGCGACCCGTTCGCGGCCGCCATGTCGCAATCCGTGCTGCTGCCCGCGTTCATCGCGCTGTTCGGGATCGTGGCCGCCCTCTTCCTGGTGGGCTTCGCACCGTCGGCCACGGCCGGCGGTCCGCCCGAAGCGGGCGACATGTTCGACGACGACTATGACGACGACGACTACGTCGAATGCATCCTCGTGCGCGAACCCGAACCCGAACCCGAACCCGAGGCCCCACCGCGCGCGGCGTACGGGGCCGAAAGCCGGTCCGGGCCGGCCGCCGATCGGGCCGCCCGCACGCGCCGGGCGCCCGCCGACGTGCGTACCAGTCCGCGCGGCGACCCAGTTCCGCATAGCGGACCAATTGGGTTCGCGCACAACGGCTCTCATGTCGACACCCGTCAGCGCTTCCGTCCGGTCACCGAGCTGTCGGCACGCGCCTACCGGTCTGCGCCGCGCGAGGGGGCGGCCCCTCCCGCGGAACGCCCGCCCAACGGCTCGACGCGAGGTCAGCGTCACCGCCGCGATCCCGACGACAACCCGACCGGCTACGGCCGCCATTCGTCCGGCACCTAG
- a CDS encoding multifunctional oxoglutarate decarboxylase/oxoglutarate dehydrogenase thiamine pyrophosphate-binding subunit/dihydrolipoyllysine-residue succinyltransferase subunit — protein MSNISSPFGQNEWLVEEMYRKFRDDPSSVDPSWHEFLVDYNPEPTGESPSSAAGSGDGQAAPSAPQAQPAPSTQTAAPAKPAGNGATGAPTAAPAKPKAPTPPPAEGDELQTLRGAAAAVVKNMSASLDVPTATSVRAVPAKLLIDNRIVINNQLKRTRGGKISFTHLLGYALVQAIKQFPNMNRHYAEIDGKPTAVTPAHTNLGLAIDLQGKDGKRSLVVAGIKGCETMRFAQFVAAYEDIVRRARDGKLTAEDFAGVTISLTNPGTIGTVHSVPRLMSGQGAIIGVGAMEYPAEFQGASEERIAELGIGKLITLTSTYDHRIIQGAESGDFLRTIHEMLLSDTFWDDIFRELGNPYLPVRWSTDNPDSIVDKNARVMELIAAYRNRGHLMADIDPLRMDGSRFRSHPDLEILNHGLTLWDLDRVFKVNGFAGCEYKKLRDVLGLLRDAYCRHIGVEYTHILEPTQQEWLQQRVETKHVKPTVAEQKFILSKLNAAEAFETFLQTKYVGQKRFSLEGAESVIPMMDAAIDQCAEHGLDEVVIAMPHRGRLNVLANIVGKPYSQIFSEFEGNLNPSQAHGSGDVKYHLGATGVYLQMFGDNDIQVSLTANPSHLEAVDPVLEGLVRAKQDLLNRGAHDDGDEKAFSVVPMMLHGDAAFAGQGVVAETLNMANLPGYRVGGTIHIIVNNQIGFTTAPEYSRSSEYCTDVAKMIGAPIFHVNGDDPEACVWVAKLAVDFRQKFKKDVVIDMLCYRKRGHNEGDDPSMTNPAMYDVVDTKRGVRKSYTEALIGRGDISLKEAEDALRDYQGQLERVFNEVRDLEKHGVQPSASVEADQMLPAGLATAVDKALLSRIGDAFLALPEGFAAHPRVQPVLEKRREMAYEGKIDWAFGELLALGSLVAEGKLVRLSGQDTRRGTFSQRHSVIIDRHTGEEFTPLQLLATNPDGTPTGGKFLVYDSPLSEYAAVGFEYGYTVGNPDALVLWEAQFGDFVNGAQSIIDEFISSGEAKWGQLSNVVLLLPHGHEGQGPDHTSGRIERFLQLWAEGSMTIAMPSTPSNYFHLLRRHALDGVQRPLIVFTPKSMLRNKAAVSDVRDFTEIKFRSVLEEPTYEDGIGDRGKVRRILLTSGKIYYELVARKAKDNRDDVAIVRIEQLAPLPKRRLNETLDRYPSVEEFFWVQEEPANQGAWPRFGLELPELLPDKLTGLKRISRRAMSAPSSGSSKVHAVEQQEILDTAFR, from the coding sequence GTGAGCAACATAAGTTCACCATTCGGGCAAAACGAGTGGCTGGTCGAGGAGATGTACCGCAAGTTCCGCGATGACCCCTCGTCGGTCGATCCGAGCTGGCATGAGTTCCTGGTCGACTACAACCCCGAGCCGACCGGCGAATCGCCCTCGAGCGCGGCGGGCAGCGGTGACGGCCAGGCCGCGCCCAGCGCCCCGCAAGCACAGCCCGCGCCGTCCACGCAGACCGCGGCGCCGGCCAAGCCCGCCGGCAACGGCGCCACCGGCGCCCCCACGGCAGCCCCGGCCAAACCCAAGGCCCCGACTCCGCCACCGGCCGAAGGCGACGAGCTGCAAACCCTGCGCGGCGCCGCGGCCGCCGTCGTCAAGAACATGTCCGCCTCGCTGGATGTCCCGACCGCCACCAGCGTCCGCGCCGTCCCGGCCAAGCTGCTCATCGACAACCGGATCGTCATCAACAACCAGCTCAAGCGCACCCGTGGCGGCAAGATCTCCTTCACCCATCTGCTGGGCTACGCACTGGTGCAGGCGATCAAGCAGTTCCCGAACATGAATCGGCACTACGCCGAGATCGACGGCAAACCGACCGCGGTCACCCCGGCGCACACCAACCTGGGCCTGGCCATCGACCTACAGGGCAAGGACGGCAAGCGTTCCCTGGTGGTGGCCGGCATCAAGGGCTGCGAAACCATGCGGTTCGCGCAGTTCGTCGCCGCCTACGAGGACATCGTGCGGCGGGCCAGGGACGGCAAGCTGACCGCCGAAGACTTTGCGGGCGTGACGATTTCGCTGACCAACCCCGGTACCATCGGCACGGTGCACTCGGTGCCGCGGCTGATGAGCGGCCAGGGCGCCATCATCGGTGTCGGCGCCATGGAGTACCCCGCCGAGTTCCAGGGCGCCAGTGAGGAACGCATCGCCGAGCTGGGGATCGGCAAGCTGATCACGCTGACCTCGACGTACGACCACCGGATCATCCAGGGCGCGGAATCCGGCGACTTCCTGCGGACCATCCACGAGATGCTGCTGTCGGACACGTTCTGGGACGACATCTTCCGCGAACTGGGCAACCCGTACCTGCCGGTGCGGTGGAGCACCGACAACCCGGACTCGATCGTCGACAAGAACGCCCGGGTGATGGAGTTGATCGCGGCCTACCGCAACCGCGGCCACCTGATGGCTGACATCGACCCGCTGCGGATGGACGGCAGCCGATTCCGCAGCCACCCCGACCTCGAGATCCTCAACCACGGCCTGACGCTGTGGGACCTCGACCGGGTGTTCAAGGTCAACGGCTTCGCCGGTTGCGAGTACAAGAAGCTGCGCGACGTGCTGGGCCTGCTGCGCGACGCCTACTGCCGGCACATCGGCGTGGAATACACCCACATCCTCGAGCCCACACAACAGGAGTGGCTGCAGCAGCGCGTCGAGACCAAACACGTCAAGCCGACGGTGGCCGAGCAGAAGTTCATCCTGAGCAAGCTGAACGCCGCCGAGGCCTTCGAGACCTTCCTGCAGACCAAATACGTTGGCCAAAAACGGTTTTCGCTCGAAGGTGCGGAAAGCGTGATCCCGATGATGGACGCGGCGATCGACCAGTGCGCCGAGCACGGCCTCGACGAGGTGGTCATCGCGATGCCGCACCGCGGGCGCCTCAACGTGCTGGCCAACATCGTCGGCAAACCGTACTCGCAGATCTTCAGCGAGTTCGAGGGCAACCTCAATCCGTCGCAGGCCCATGGTTCCGGTGACGTCAAGTACCACCTCGGCGCCACCGGCGTCTACCTGCAGATGTTCGGCGACAACGACATTCAGGTGTCGTTGACCGCCAACCCGTCGCACCTGGAAGCCGTGGACCCGGTGCTGGAGGGCCTGGTCCGGGCCAAGCAGGACCTGCTCAACCGGGGCGCCCACGACGACGGTGACGAGAAGGCCTTCTCGGTGGTGCCGATGATGCTGCACGGTGACGCCGCCTTCGCCGGTCAGGGCGTGGTCGCCGAGACGCTCAACATGGCGAATCTGCCCGGTTACCGGGTCGGCGGCACCATCCACATCATCGTCAACAATCAGATCGGCTTCACCACCGCGCCGGAGTATTCGCGGTCCAGCGAGTACTGCACCGACGTCGCGAAGATGATCGGGGCGCCGATCTTCCACGTCAACGGCGACGACCCCGAGGCGTGCGTATGGGTGGCGAAGCTGGCGGTGGACTTCCGGCAGAAGTTCAAGAAGGACGTCGTCATCGACATGCTGTGCTACCGCAAGCGCGGCCACAACGAGGGCGACGACCCGTCGATGACCAACCCGGCCATGTACGACGTCGTGGACACCAAGCGCGGGGTCCGCAAGAGCTACACCGAGGCCTTGATCGGCCGCGGCGACATCTCGCTGAAGGAGGCCGAGGACGCGCTGCGCGACTACCAGGGCCAGCTGGAGCGGGTGTTCAACGAGGTCCGGGACCTGGAGAAGCACGGTGTGCAGCCCAGCGCATCGGTCGAGGCCGACCAGATGCTTCCCGCGGGCCTGGCCACGGCGGTGGACAAGGCGTTGCTGTCCCGGATCGGGGACGCGTTCCTCGCCCTGCCCGAGGGCTTCGCCGCGCACCCGCGGGTGCAGCCGGTGCTGGAAAAGCGCCGGGAGATGGCCTACGAAGGCAAGATCGACTGGGCCTTCGGCGAACTGCTGGCCCTGGGGTCGCTGGTGGCCGAGGGCAAGCTGGTCCGGCTGTCGGGCCAGGACACCCGGCGCGGCACCTTCTCCCAGCGGCACTCGGTGATCATCGACCGGCACACCGGCGAAGAGTTCACCCCGCTGCAACTGCTCGCGACGAACCCCGACGGCACGCCCACCGGCGGCAAGTTCCTGGTGTATGACTCACCGCTGTCGGAGTACGCCGCCGTCGGCTTCGAATACGGCTACACCGTGGGCAACCCGGACGCCCTGGTGCTGTGGGAGGCGCAGTTCGGCGACTTCGTCAACGGCGCCCAGTCGATCATCGACGAGTTCATCAGCTCGGGTGAGGCCAAGTGGGGTCAGCTGTCCAACGTGGTGCTGTTGCTGCCGCACGGCCACGAAGGTCAGGGCCCCGACCACACCTCGGGCCGCATCGAACGCTTCCTGCAGCTGTGGGCGGAGGGGTCGATGACGATCGCGATGCCCTCGACGCCGTCCAACTATTTCCACCTGTTGCGCAGGCACGCCCTTGACGGCGTGCAGCGGCCGCTGATCGTCTTCACGCCGAAGTCGATGCTGCGCAACAAGGCCGCCGTCAGCGACGTCAGGGACTTCACCGAGATCAAGTTCCGCTCGGTGCTCGAAGAGCCGACCTACGAAGACGGCATCGGGGACCGGGGCAAGGTCAGGCGGATCCTGCTGACCAGCGGGAAGATCTACTACGAGCTGGTCGCGCGCAAGGCCAAGGACAACCGCGACGACGTCGCGATCGTGCGCATCGAGCAACTCGCCCCGCTGCCCAAGCGCCGGCTCAACGAGACGCTGGACCGCTACCCGAGCGTCGAGGAGTTCTTCTGGGTGCAGGAGGAGCCGGCCAACCAGGGCGCGTGGCCGCGGTTCGGCCTCGAGCTGCCGGAGCTGCTGCCCGACAAGCTGACCGGGCTCAAGCGGATCTCGCGCCGCGCCATGTCCGCCCCGTCGTCCGGCTCGTCGAAGGTGCACGCGGTCGAGCAGCAGGAGATCCTCGACACGGCGTTCCGCTGA
- a CDS encoding LppP/LprE family lipoprotein: MPDVSSPPRRTEPLAGSAAVALIAMTLTGCGSGDSTVAKTPQATTTTDTPSITAPAQPSAAAPPGGSAAPADPCAVNLASPTIAKVVSELPRDPRSQQGWNPEPLAGNYNQCAQLSAVIIKANTNAANPTTRAVLFHLGQFIPQGVPDTYGFNGVDAAQTTGDTVALTYPSGINGLTTDVRFHWNGNGVELIGNAPGH; the protein is encoded by the coding sequence GTGCCCGATGTGTCATCGCCACCCCGCCGTACCGAGCCGCTGGCCGGCTCGGCCGCCGTCGCGTTGATCGCCATGACGTTGACCGGCTGTGGGTCGGGAGACTCCACGGTCGCGAAGACGCCGCAGGCTACGACCACTACCGACACCCCGTCCATCACCGCGCCGGCCCAGCCCTCCGCCGCCGCGCCGCCCGGCGGCAGCGCCGCGCCGGCCGACCCGTGCGCGGTCAACCTCGCCTCGCCCACCATCGCGAAGGTGGTCTCCGAGCTGCCGCGCGACCCGCGCAGCCAGCAAGGCTGGAACCCGGAGCCGCTGGCCGGCAACTACAACCAGTGTGCCCAGCTGTCGGCGGTGATCATCAAGGCCAACACCAACGCCGCCAACCCCACCACCCGCGCGGTGCTCTTCCACCTCGGGCAGTTCATTCCGCAGGGGGTTCCCGACACCTATGGGTTCAACGGCGTCGACGCGGCGCAGACCACCGGCGACACCGTGGCGCTGACCTACCCCAGCGGCATCAACGGGTTGACCACCGATGTGCGGTTCCACTGGAACGGCAACGGCGTGGAGCTGATCGGTAACGCCCCGGGCCACTAG